A stretch of Anaeromyxobacter dehalogenans 2CP-1 DNA encodes these proteins:
- a CDS encoding glycosyltransferase has protein sequence MLTILHLITGLRRGGAEAMLLKLLSASDRSSFQHVVVSLTSGGPLATEIGALGVRVESLDMTPGIPSLRALSSLRSIMRKERPHVLQSWMYHADLLAGLASIGYPRIPVVWGIHHSTLDVAATKPLTRLTQRACALSSRFMPSRIVCCSESARAAHVMAGYSPSKMLVIPNGFDLGRFHRDTAARAAFRASLEIPQSAHLVGVVARWDPNKDHRSFVAAATEVANRLPTATFALCGDGITWDNAPLSSMIDATRQRGRFILLGARSDMPQLMASLDVLCLSSTSEGFPNVIGEAMAAETPCVVTDCGDCAAIVGDAGRVVAPRDPKALAGALLELLSLDVDVRRRLGVRARERIATLFSLRSVAQRYENVYREVVATDVQKTSHC, from the coding sequence ATGCTAACGATTCTTCACCTAATCACAGGCCTACGTCGAGGTGGCGCTGAGGCGATGCTCCTCAAGTTGCTCAGCGCTTCGGATCGTTCCTCCTTTCAGCACGTCGTCGTATCACTGACTTCCGGCGGGCCATTAGCGACCGAAATTGGTGCTCTAGGGGTTAGGGTCGAATCGCTGGACATGACGCCAGGCATCCCCAGCTTGCGAGCACTGTCGAGCCTCCGCTCCATAATGCGCAAAGAGCGCCCGCACGTGCTTCAAAGCTGGATGTACCACGCGGATCTTCTCGCCGGACTGGCGTCAATCGGGTATCCGCGCATTCCCGTAGTATGGGGCATACACCACAGCACGCTCGATGTTGCCGCCACAAAGCCTCTCACGCGCCTGACTCAACGCGCCTGCGCTCTTTCCTCCCGGTTCATGCCGAGCCGAATCGTGTGCTGCTCGGAGTCGGCACGTGCGGCACATGTCATGGCGGGGTACAGTCCCTCGAAGATGCTAGTGATCCCGAACGGCTTCGATCTCGGTCGGTTCCATAGAGACACGGCGGCTCGGGCTGCATTTCGTGCTTCCCTAGAGATTCCACAATCCGCACATCTCGTCGGCGTAGTCGCGCGCTGGGATCCGAACAAGGACCATCGCTCGTTTGTGGCGGCGGCGACCGAGGTCGCCAACCGCTTACCAACTGCCACATTTGCATTATGCGGCGATGGAATCACCTGGGACAACGCACCGCTCTCATCCATGATCGACGCAACACGCCAGCGCGGTCGCTTCATTCTGCTTGGCGCCCGCTCCGACATGCCGCAGCTGATGGCCTCGCTTGACGTCCTCTGCCTATCGTCAACCAGCGAAGGCTTTCCCAACGTTATTGGCGAGGCCATGGCCGCTGAGACGCCCTGCGTGGTTACGGACTGCGGCGACTGCGCAGCAATCGTTGGCGACGCCGGCCGCGTAGTCGCTCCCCGCGACCCAAAGGCCCTTGCAGGCGCCTTACTTGAGTTGCTCAGTCTCGACGTGGACGTGCGGCGCCGCCTCGGAGTACGGGCACGAGAGCGCATTGCCACATTGTTTAGTCTAAGGTCCGTTGCTCAGCGTTATGAGAACGTCTACCGGGAGGTCGTTGCAACCGATGTCCAGAAGACTTCGCATTGTTGA
- a CDS encoding glycosyltransferase — protein MSRRLRIVEITPTLGVGGAERVVVHLARHLDRAQFEVSVVSLYDRLGTHLERELDAEGVPTAYLGKARGFDARMYSRLWSTFRRLKPDVVHTHNNSLRYVYPLRVLGAAPRIVHTVHNLAEHEVDAPGRLLQRVAFRYGVEPVAIGEAVATSIQRLYGLRPRWSIPNGIPVEHYRRSGDVRERTRDALSISPDARVVISVARFSRQKNTQALIEAFASSGLPAKGGHLLLVGDGAERSALELAVQRLGLGPKVRFLGVRSDVPDLLAAADIFAISSSWEGNPLSVLEAMSAGLPVLAFSVGCLPELVTADCGILVPGSSSEGLGAALKRMVESPSMLPTLAAGALRRAHEHFDVRVMSAAYERVFRESL, from the coding sequence ATGTCCAGAAGACTTCGCATTGTTGAGATTACGCCAACACTCGGGGTGGGCGGCGCCGAGCGCGTCGTAGTGCATCTCGCTCGCCACCTGGACCGAGCGCAGTTCGAAGTATCAGTCGTTTCACTATATGACCGCCTTGGAACGCACCTGGAGCGCGAACTCGACGCCGAAGGCGTTCCGACAGCCTACTTGGGCAAGGCTCGCGGCTTTGACGCTCGTATGTACTCGCGCCTTTGGTCAACTTTCCGACGCCTTAAACCCGACGTCGTGCACACGCACAACAACTCGCTTCGATATGTTTATCCGCTCAGAGTTCTTGGCGCGGCGCCACGAATTGTTCACACAGTACACAACCTTGCCGAGCATGAGGTCGACGCCCCAGGACGACTGCTTCAGCGAGTTGCCTTCCGGTATGGGGTCGAGCCAGTAGCGATTGGCGAGGCCGTGGCGACCAGCATTCAGCGCCTATATGGACTCAGACCACGATGGTCGATCCCCAACGGCATCCCAGTCGAACACTATCGTCGTTCCGGTGATGTTCGTGAGCGAACCCGTGATGCGCTGAGTATCTCGCCGGACGCGCGGGTGGTTATCAGCGTCGCCCGTTTCTCGCGCCAGAAGAACACCCAGGCACTCATCGAGGCCTTCGCCAGCTCCGGCTTACCCGCGAAAGGCGGACATTTGCTACTTGTCGGGGACGGAGCAGAGCGGTCTGCACTTGAGCTCGCCGTGCAGCGACTTGGTCTCGGCCCCAAGGTACGCTTTCTTGGAGTTCGCTCCGACGTCCCAGACCTTCTCGCAGCCGCCGATATCTTCGCTATCAGTTCATCGTGGGAAGGCAATCCCCTGAGCGTCCTTGAGGCCATGTCCGCTGGGCTCCCCGTTCTTGCCTTTTCCGTCGGGTGTCTGCCTGAACTCGTGACGGCCGACTGCGGCATTCTCGTACCCGGGTCCTCAAGCGAAGGTCTCGGCGCAGCGCTCAAGCGCATGGTGGAAAGCCCGAGCATGCTCCCGACGCTTGCAGCCGGGGCTCTGCGCCGGGCTCATGAGCATTTCGATGTGCGCGTTATGAGTGCAGCCTACGAGAGAGTGTTTCGCGAGTCCTTGTAG
- a CDS encoding O-antigen ligase family protein: protein MAYTLLIAAAVMWCAFYTVNALEATGVPVLLSYLTMLVAAIAGLYAAESFLQLGLRSEANSGVDPLFGLHRLRGPLFGSSIGGFVLLPALAYAVQQLVGGRQRIRHGVAAAVLFVAIFAMGSRSALLAVGVFVLLSVFALRGRARLAFIAVLAAVGISAALIVFSRASTERIASLEDERRAITYATAGRALLEAPLYANLTGLGYAAYWRWYLPDADGTSAFGWEDYMQSRPAGLVLYHPHSTPLLLVLELGLPGLMTLIVLAGAISRARRQAAAAGGPLLLLNGIAGSGVVAITDLLIFKSPFANLVWWTYLFGAFALCRATRNRPTGV, encoded by the coding sequence ATGGCGTACACGCTCTTGATTGCCGCAGCTGTGATGTGGTGCGCCTTCTATACTGTGAACGCACTTGAAGCGACCGGTGTTCCCGTTCTGCTGTCTTATCTGACCATGTTGGTGGCAGCCATTGCGGGGCTCTACGCGGCCGAATCGTTTCTGCAGTTGGGATTGAGGTCCGAGGCAAACAGCGGTGTGGATCCGCTCTTTGGTCTGCATCGGTTACGCGGGCCGTTGTTTGGGTCATCTATCGGGGGATTCGTACTTCTTCCCGCGCTGGCATACGCCGTTCAACAGTTGGTCGGCGGCCGGCAACGCATCCGACATGGCGTCGCGGCGGCGGTGCTCTTCGTGGCCATCTTCGCAATGGGCTCTAGGTCCGCGCTCCTTGCTGTGGGCGTATTCGTTCTGCTGAGCGTTTTTGCCCTTCGAGGCAGAGCGCGGCTCGCCTTCATTGCGGTACTTGCCGCAGTCGGCATCTCGGCTGCGCTGATCGTCTTCTCGAGAGCATCCACGGAAAGAATCGCGAGCCTAGAGGACGAACGCCGCGCGATCACGTACGCCACGGCGGGCAGGGCGCTGCTTGAGGCGCCTCTATACGCGAACCTCACGGGGTTGGGATACGCGGCTTACTGGAGATGGTATTTGCCAGATGCGGATGGCACGTCAGCTTTCGGATGGGAAGACTACATGCAGTCCAGGCCCGCCGGATTGGTCCTCTATCATCCACACTCGACACCGCTGCTGCTTGTGCTCGAACTTGGGCTGCCCGGCCTAATGACTTTGATAGTTCTGGCTGGAGCCATCTCCAGGGCGCGCCGACAGGCGGCTGCCGCCGGCGGTCCGTTGCTGCTGCTGAACGGAATCGCAGGGTCCGGCGTCGTGGCGATAACGGATCTGCTGATCTTCAAATCACCATTTGCGAATCTGGTGTGGTGGACCTATTTGTTCGGAGCCTTCGCGCTGTGCCGAGCGACGCGGAACCGGCCTACAGGGGTCTGA
- a CDS encoding oligosaccharide flippase family protein gives MRLTTGTMRDTMRRVGWMLVGSGLRIGLQAIVFVILARVLGATGFGSFAAILALCTLLAPFVELGAYSLVVRDIARGTAVSRAVGDALLVAALTTPLAFGALLLLLLLILPGAPWAVGLALGGAAFVGARLATVFRAVCVACGRPKLIAVMEAGQGAVQLAGVAILYRMNGTVSMWAVLYFGQSLIVGACCLAWLIVRWGRPRCEWGMLRERLRDGVHFAVALSAQSAYGDLDKTVLARVSSFEAVGVYAAAQRVVNVGFVPVTALLGAIYPKFFSAGERGIGHARAVALKLAMPIVAYSIVAGAVLWLFADPIAQLLGGGFGETAGALRGMTPLLLVQSLAYPFADALTGSGNQKVRSAVQVGTLALSLGLNIALDPHFGWRGAVTSGFISQAVALGTFAWGAPRLIGSRVSKG, from the coding sequence ATGCGACTGACCACTGGCACCATGCGTGACACAATGCGGCGAGTCGGGTGGATGCTTGTGGGGTCTGGACTCCGGATAGGGTTGCAAGCCATCGTCTTTGTGATCCTGGCGCGCGTACTGGGCGCGACGGGATTTGGCTCGTTTGCGGCGATCTTGGCGTTGTGCACGCTCCTGGCACCTTTTGTCGAGCTTGGCGCGTATTCCCTTGTAGTCCGTGACATCGCTCGGGGGACTGCGGTGTCCCGAGCAGTTGGGGACGCGCTACTCGTCGCGGCCCTGACTACCCCGCTTGCATTCGGAGCGCTCCTCCTGCTCCTGCTCCTCATTTTGCCAGGTGCGCCCTGGGCCGTAGGCCTTGCACTGGGAGGCGCCGCTTTTGTGGGAGCCAGGCTAGCAACAGTATTCCGCGCCGTATGCGTAGCGTGCGGCCGTCCGAAATTGATTGCCGTGATGGAGGCCGGGCAAGGAGCCGTCCAACTCGCCGGTGTTGCGATTCTCTATCGCATGAACGGGACCGTTTCCATGTGGGCGGTCTTGTACTTCGGGCAAAGTCTAATCGTAGGTGCTTGTTGCCTTGCATGGCTGATCGTGCGGTGGGGGCGTCCGCGTTGCGAGTGGGGGATGCTCCGGGAGCGACTGAGAGACGGTGTTCATTTCGCCGTAGCACTGTCGGCACAAAGTGCCTACGGCGACCTTGATAAAACCGTGCTCGCGCGCGTGAGTTCATTCGAAGCCGTTGGCGTGTACGCCGCGGCTCAAAGAGTTGTTAACGTAGGGTTCGTACCTGTCACCGCGCTGCTAGGCGCGATCTACCCAAAATTCTTCTCTGCAGGCGAGCGAGGAATCGGCCATGCAAGAGCCGTTGCTCTGAAACTCGCGATGCCCATTGTCGCGTACAGCATCGTAGCGGGAGCAGTACTCTGGCTGTTTGCCGATCCCATTGCGCAATTGCTCGGCGGAGGCTTCGGCGAGACCGCAGGTGCACTGAGAGGCATGACTCCGCTATTGCTTGTCCAGAGTCTTGCGTACCCGTTCGCTGACGCGCTCACAGGATCCGGCAACCAGAAGGTCCGTTCGGCGGTCCAGGTCGGTACCCTCGCACTCAGCTTGGGGCTGAACATCGCTCTCGACCCTCATTTCGGCTGGAGAGGAGCGGTGACGTCCGGATTCATTAGCCAAGCCGTAGCGCTAGGGACGTTCGCCTGGGGTGCGCCGCGCCTAATCGGAAGCAGGGTGTCTAAGGGGTGA
- the rfbB gene encoding dTDP-glucose 4,6-dehydratase, whose translation MNVLLTGGCGFIGSNLVRLLLAERPGWRVVNLDKLTYAGNAENLAAVEGSSQYRFVRGDIGNGELVAEIFRTERIDVVMHLAAESHVDRSILAPAVFIDTNVRGTQVLLEAARQHGVKRFLHVSTDEVYGSLGPTGYFTETTPLDPSSPYSASKASSDLLALAYAHTFKLPVVVTRCSNNYGPYQFPEKLIPLMIANALRDLPLPVYGDGMNVRDWIHVEDHCRGLLAALEHGHDGEVYNFGASSERHNIDIVKQVLRHVGKPETLITYVKDRLGHDRRYAIDATKARTKLGWAPRHRFEDALGETVRWYREHRPWWERIISGEYLKYYETQYGRG comes from the coding sequence ATGAACGTCCTCCTCACCGGCGGCTGCGGCTTCATCGGCTCGAACCTGGTCCGGCTGCTCCTCGCCGAGCGGCCCGGCTGGCGGGTCGTCAACCTCGACAAGCTCACCTACGCCGGCAACGCCGAGAACCTCGCCGCCGTGGAGGGCAGCTCGCAGTACCGCTTCGTCCGCGGCGACATCGGGAACGGCGAGCTGGTGGCCGAGATCTTCCGGACCGAGCGCATCGACGTGGTGATGCACCTCGCCGCCGAGAGCCACGTCGACCGGTCGATCCTCGCGCCGGCCGTGTTCATCGACACGAACGTGCGCGGCACCCAGGTGCTGCTCGAGGCCGCGCGCCAGCACGGCGTGAAGCGCTTCCTGCACGTCTCCACCGACGAGGTGTACGGCTCGCTCGGCCCCACCGGCTACTTCACCGAGACGACGCCGCTCGACCCGTCCTCGCCCTACTCGGCCTCGAAGGCGTCGAGCGACCTCCTCGCGCTCGCCTACGCGCACACGTTCAAGCTGCCCGTGGTGGTGACCCGCTGCTCCAACAACTACGGGCCCTACCAGTTCCCCGAGAAGCTCATCCCGCTCATGATCGCGAACGCGCTCCGGGACCTCCCGCTGCCCGTGTACGGCGACGGGATGAACGTGCGCGACTGGATCCACGTCGAGGACCACTGCCGCGGCCTGCTCGCCGCGCTCGAGCACGGCCACGACGGCGAGGTCTACAACTTCGGCGCCTCGAGCGAGCGGCACAATATCGACATCGTGAAGCAGGTGCTGCGCCACGTGGGCAAGCCCGAGACGCTCATCACCTACGTGAAGGATCGGCTCGGCCACGACCGCCGCTACGCCATCGACGCCACCAAGGCGCGGACGAAGCTCGGCTGGGCGCCGCGCCATCGCTTCGAGGACGCGCTCGGCGAGACGGTGCGCTGGTACCGGGAGCACCGCCCGTGGTGGGAGCGGATCATCTCGGGGGAGTACCTGAAGTATTACGAGACGCAGTACGGGCGGGGGTAG
- the rfbC gene encoding dTDP-4-dehydrorhamnose 3,5-epimerase — MEARATALPGLLVVEPRVFGDARGYFFESFNQKAFDAAVGRHVEFVQDNHSLSARGVLRGLHYQLPNPQGKLVRVTRGEVFDVAVDLRRGSPTFGRWAGEILSAENKRQLWIPEGFAHGFLVRSDEAEFVYKITDYWHPEHEHCIRWDDPALGIDWPTGGVRPLVSAKDAAGRPFREAAVFEGPEHPR, encoded by the coding sequence ATGGAGGCCCGCGCCACCGCACTGCCCGGCCTGCTGGTCGTGGAGCCGCGCGTCTTCGGCGACGCGCGCGGGTACTTCTTCGAGAGCTTCAACCAGAAGGCGTTCGACGCCGCCGTCGGCCGGCACGTCGAGTTCGTGCAGGACAACCACAGCCTCTCCGCGCGCGGCGTGCTGCGCGGCCTGCACTACCAGCTCCCCAACCCGCAGGGGAAGCTCGTGCGCGTCACGCGCGGCGAGGTGTTCGACGTGGCGGTGGACCTCCGCCGCGGCTCGCCCACCTTCGGGCGCTGGGCCGGCGAGATCCTCTCCGCAGAGAACAAGCGCCAGCTCTGGATCCCCGAGGGCTTCGCGCACGGCTTCCTCGTGCGCTCCGACGAGGCCGAGTTCGTCTACAAGATCACCGACTACTGGCACCCCGAGCACGAGCACTGCATCCGCTGGGACGACCCGGCCCTCGGCATCGACTGGCCCACCGGCGGCGTGCGCCCGCTCGTGTCGGCCAAGGATGCCGCCGGGCGGCCGTTCCGGGAGGCGGCCGTGTTCGAGGGCCCGGAGCACCCGCGATGA
- the rfbA gene encoding glucose-1-phosphate thymidylyltransferase RfbA, which produces MTSRKGIILAGGAGTRLYPATLAISKQLLPVYDKPMVYYPLSALMLAGIQDILVISTPQDTPRFQELLGDGSQWGLRLEYKVQPRPEGLAQAFVLGADFVRGGPSALVLGDNIFYGHDLQNILRAADARADGATVFAYAVTDPERYGVVEFDAERRAVSIEEKPAKPKSRYAVTGLYFYDHNVVELASSIRPSARGELEITDLNRLYLERGQLSVEIMGRGYAWLDTGTHDSLLDAGQFIATIEKRQGLKIACPEEVAWRQGWIDDAQLEARAAALGKSTYGQYVRSLLGTRVF; this is translated from the coding sequence ATGACCAGTCGCAAGGGAATCATCCTCGCGGGCGGAGCCGGTACGCGGCTCTACCCGGCCACGCTCGCGATCTCGAAGCAGCTCCTGCCGGTCTACGACAAGCCGATGGTGTACTACCCGCTCAGCGCGCTCATGCTGGCCGGGATCCAGGACATCCTCGTCATCTCGACGCCCCAGGACACCCCGCGGTTCCAGGAGCTGCTCGGCGACGGCAGCCAGTGGGGGCTCCGGCTCGAGTACAAGGTGCAGCCCAGGCCCGAGGGCCTGGCGCAGGCGTTCGTCCTCGGCGCCGACTTCGTGCGCGGCGGGCCGTCGGCGCTGGTGCTCGGCGACAACATCTTCTACGGGCACGACCTGCAGAACATCCTGCGCGCCGCCGACGCGCGCGCCGACGGCGCCACCGTGTTCGCGTACGCCGTGACCGACCCCGAGCGCTACGGCGTGGTGGAGTTCGACGCCGAGCGCCGCGCGGTGAGCATCGAGGAGAAGCCCGCGAAGCCGAAGTCGCGCTACGCCGTCACCGGCCTGTACTTCTACGACCACAACGTGGTCGAGCTGGCCTCCAGCATCCGGCCCTCCGCCCGCGGCGAGCTCGAGATCACCGACCTCAACCGCCTGTACCTCGAGCGCGGCCAGCTCTCGGTCGAGATCATGGGCCGCGGCTACGCGTGGCTCGACACCGGCACGCACGACTCGCTCCTCGACGCCGGGCAGTTCATCGCCACCATCGAGAAGCGGCAGGGGCTCAAGATCGCCTGCCCGGAGGAGGTCGCCTGGCGGCAGGGCTGGATCGACGACGCCCAGCTCGAGGCGCGCGCGGCGGCCCTCGGCAAGTCCACGTACGGTCAATACGTGCGGAGCCTGCTCGGGACCCGGGTGTTCTGA
- a CDS encoding SDR family oxidoreductase: MRIAITGANGLLGGAAVGLAAAAGHDVLGIGRGPCRLPPGGLGWADADLADGRSVESALLAFRAEAVLHAGAMTDVDGCEREPEAAWRANVGGTEQVARACRALGARLVAVSTDYVFDGTRGGYGEDDLPNPRGAYARTKRCGEEAALVIAPDAAVARVAVVYSGRRGAKPTFATQVVEKLSRGEAVKAFSDQVVSPTLAESAAEMTLELLLEHGYRGVLHTAGATALDRVDFARRVAARFGLSGEIVPVKTADVKLLAPRPLRSGLDVSRAAALLRSRPLPIDVALDRFHAQWAARG; this comes from the coding sequence GTGCGGATCGCGATCACCGGGGCAAACGGACTGCTGGGCGGCGCCGCGGTCGGGCTGGCGGCGGCGGCGGGACACGACGTGCTGGGGATCGGGCGCGGTCCGTGCCGGCTGCCCCCGGGCGGCCTCGGCTGGGCGGACGCGGATCTCGCCGATGGGCGCTCGGTCGAGAGCGCGCTGCTGGCGTTCCGGGCCGAGGCGGTGCTCCACGCGGGCGCCATGACCGACGTGGACGGCTGCGAGCGCGAGCCGGAGGCGGCCTGGCGCGCGAACGTGGGCGGCACCGAGCAGGTGGCGCGCGCCTGCCGGGCGCTCGGGGCGCGGCTGGTGGCGGTCTCGACCGACTACGTGTTCGACGGCACGCGGGGTGGCTACGGCGAGGACGACCTGCCGAACCCGCGCGGCGCCTACGCGCGCACCAAGCGCTGCGGCGAGGAGGCGGCGCTGGTGATCGCGCCGGACGCGGCGGTGGCGCGGGTGGCGGTGGTGTACAGCGGCCGCCGGGGCGCGAAGCCGACGTTCGCCACGCAGGTGGTGGAGAAGCTCTCGCGCGGCGAGGCGGTGAAGGCGTTCTCCGACCAGGTGGTCTCGCCGACGCTCGCCGAGAGCGCGGCGGAGATGACGCTCGAGCTGCTCCTCGAGCACGGCTACCGCGGCGTGCTCCACACCGCCGGCGCGACCGCGCTCGACCGGGTGGACTTCGCCCGCCGCGTGGCGGCGCGCTTCGGCCTCTCGGGCGAGATCGTCCCGGTGAAGACGGCCGACGTGAAGCTGCTCGCGCCGCGACCGCTCCGGAGCGGCCTCGACGTCTCGCGGGCGGCGGCGCTGCTGCGGTCGCGGCCGCTCCCCATCGACGTCGCGCTGGACCGCTTCCACGCGCAGTGGGCGGCGCGGGGGTAG
- a CDS encoding GDP-L-fucose synthase family protein has protein sequence MKFDWSSERVVVTGGAGFLGGFVQEALRRRGAKDVFVPRSKDYDLVQMEGVRALYRDARPTMVLHLAARVGGIGANRDNPGKFFYDNLMMGVQLIEVGRQVGLKKLVALGTICAYPKFCPVPFKEEDLWNGYPEETNAPYGLAKKMLLVQSEAYRQQYGFHSVVLFPVNLYGPHDNFDLRTSHVIPALVRKCVEARERGDKQIVVWGDGSASREFLHARDAAEGILDAAERYDRSEAVNLGAGFEIKIRDLVPLVARLCRFEGELVWDTTKPNGQPRRMLDTSKALREFGWKARIGFEDGLRETVEWFEANRGSIP, from the coding sequence ATGAAATTCGACTGGTCCTCCGAGCGCGTGGTCGTCACCGGCGGCGCGGGGTTCCTCGGCGGCTTCGTCCAGGAAGCGCTGCGGCGGCGCGGCGCGAAGGACGTCTTCGTGCCCCGCTCGAAGGACTACGACCTCGTCCAGATGGAGGGGGTCCGCGCGCTCTACCGCGACGCCCGGCCGACGATGGTCCTGCACCTCGCCGCGCGGGTGGGCGGCATCGGGGCGAACCGCGACAACCCGGGCAAGTTCTTCTACGACAACCTCATGATGGGCGTTCAGCTCATCGAGGTGGGCCGCCAGGTCGGCCTCAAGAAGCTCGTCGCGCTCGGCACCATCTGCGCGTACCCGAAGTTCTGCCCGGTGCCGTTCAAGGAAGAAGACCTCTGGAACGGCTATCCGGAGGAGACGAACGCGCCCTACGGCCTCGCCAAGAAGATGCTGCTCGTGCAGAGCGAGGCGTACCGGCAGCAGTACGGGTTCCACTCGGTGGTCCTGTTCCCGGTGAACCTGTACGGCCCGCACGACAACTTCGACCTGCGCACCTCGCACGTCATCCCGGCGCTCGTCCGGAAGTGCGTCGAGGCGCGCGAGCGCGGCGACAAGCAGATCGTCGTGTGGGGCGACGGCTCGGCCTCGCGCGAGTTCCTGCACGCGCGCGACGCGGCCGAGGGCATCCTCGACGCGGCCGAGCGCTACGACAGGTCCGAGGCGGTGAACCTGGGCGCGGGGTTCGAGATCAAGATCCGCGACCTCGTGCCGCTCGTGGCCCGGCTGTGCCGCTTCGAGGGCGAGCTCGTCTGGGACACCACCAAGCCGAACGGCCAGCCGCGGCGCATGCTCGACACGTCGAAGGCCCTGCGCGAGTTCGGCTGGAAGGCGCGCATCGGGTTCGAGGACGGGCTGCGCGAGACGGTGGAGTGGTTCGAGGCCAACCGAGGGAGCATCCCGTGA
- the gmd gene encoding GDP-mannose 4,6-dehydratase, with product MKKAFITGITGQDGSYLAELLLEKGYEVHGMVRRSSSFNTQRIDHIYQDPHTPGCRLFLHYGDLNDSSSLNLLLKKLRPDEIYNLGAQSHVRVSFDVPEYTGEVTGLGATRLLEAVRELNLADTRIYQASSSEMFGASPPPQNEATPFYPRSPYGCAKVYAYWIGVNYREAYGLHVSNGILFNHESPRRGETFVTRKVTRAASRIKVGLQQKLYLGNLDAKRDWGYAKDYVEAMWLMLQQPRGDDYVVATGEAHSVRELCEAAFGHVGLDYRQHVEIDPRYYRPTEVDHLLGDASKATRQLGWKPRTSFAELIRLMMESDVALAERELRAGAGPAVSRHG from the coding sequence GTGAAGAAGGCGTTCATCACCGGCATCACCGGCCAGGACGGCAGCTACCTCGCGGAGCTGCTGCTCGAGAAGGGCTACGAGGTCCACGGCATGGTCCGCCGCTCCTCGTCCTTCAACACGCAGCGGATCGACCACATCTACCAGGACCCGCACACCCCGGGCTGCCGGCTGTTCCTGCACTACGGCGACCTCAACGACAGCTCGTCGCTCAACCTCTTGCTGAAGAAGCTCCGCCCGGACGAGATCTACAACCTGGGCGCGCAGAGCCACGTGCGCGTGTCGTTCGACGTGCCGGAGTACACCGGCGAGGTCACGGGCCTGGGCGCGACGCGCCTGCTCGAGGCGGTGCGCGAGCTGAACCTCGCCGACACCCGCATCTACCAGGCGTCCTCCTCCGAGATGTTCGGCGCCTCGCCGCCGCCGCAGAACGAGGCGACGCCGTTCTACCCGCGCAGCCCCTACGGCTGCGCCAAGGTCTACGCCTACTGGATCGGCGTGAACTACCGCGAGGCGTACGGGCTCCACGTCTCGAACGGCATCCTCTTCAACCACGAGTCGCCGCGTCGCGGCGAGACCTTCGTCACGCGCAAGGTCACCCGCGCCGCCTCGCGCATCAAGGTGGGCCTCCAGCAGAAGCTCTACCTCGGCAACCTCGACGCGAAGCGCGACTGGGGCTACGCGAAGGACTACGTCGAGGCGATGTGGCTGATGCTCCAGCAGCCGAGGGGCGACGACTACGTGGTCGCCACCGGCGAGGCGCACTCGGTCCGCGAGCTGTGCGAGGCGGCCTTCGGGCACGTGGGGCTCGACTACCGCCAGCACGTCGAGATCGACCCGCGGTACTACCGCCCGACCGAGGTGGACCACCTCCTCGGCGACGCCTCCAAGGCGACGCGCCAGCTCGGCTGGAAGCCGCGGACGAGCTTCGCCGAGCTGATCCGGCTGATGATGGAGTCGGACGTGGCGCTGGCCGAGCGCGAGCTGCGCGCCGGCGCGGGGCCGGCGGTGTCGCGGCACGGGTAG